The Pseudanabaena sp. FACHB-2040 genome includes a window with the following:
- a CDS encoding TPM domain-containing protein codes for MGKQLLRAFCLVICAVFLVQPAWAVSVDQVPNPRQVNGGWVTDLADLLSSQAEGEINRMISNLQATNGSEVAVVTLELVPADTTPKAFATELFNQWGIGAAGQDNGVLFLVSLGDRRFEIETGYGAEAYLPDARVGRIRDQTILPYFRQENYEQGILAGTEEIVNTLATASFDPASAAPEPVIPWAMNGLAALVGGGGSLLSFARLKSRANRTEFVAPEGYTRLNDLQFDGSVLGLSWATAFMVMFAIAALAVPVFTTASVFSLFSLVPAVFISLVGAVVLGPILTAAARGGKRSSQHRPLSCAVSRNPMQPVAADVLEQRLTHPELVAQSLGSVRFEGWICPVCHPDGPQPHSPNSDRTADLHIFGYEQPSRYSLCPQCQEKTVSSQTHKIRRATTHRTGLERTDYACQACDYKDSKERVLPRLPPPVVVSGGPPSGGGGFGGGGSSGGGSFGGGSSGGGGAGGSW; via the coding sequence ATGGGTAAACAATTACTAAGAGCTTTTTGCCTGGTTATCTGTGCTGTTTTTTTAGTACAGCCAGCGTGGGCCGTCTCAGTGGATCAGGTGCCCAATCCCCGGCAGGTTAATGGCGGTTGGGTGACAGACCTGGCTGATTTGCTCAGTTCTCAGGCTGAAGGCGAGATTAATCGAATGATTTCTAACCTACAAGCAACCAACGGCAGCGAAGTAGCGGTGGTCACGCTGGAGTTGGTACCTGCAGATACCACGCCCAAAGCGTTTGCCACTGAGCTCTTTAACCAGTGGGGCATTGGGGCGGCTGGGCAGGACAATGGCGTTCTGTTTTTGGTTTCCCTGGGGGACCGCCGCTTTGAGATCGAGACAGGCTATGGGGCAGAAGCCTACTTGCCCGACGCTCGGGTAGGCCGTATTCGCGATCAGACAATTTTGCCCTATTTTCGCCAGGAGAATTACGAGCAAGGCATCTTGGCGGGCACAGAGGAGATTGTCAATACGCTGGCGACTGCCTCCTTTGACCCAGCCTCTGCTGCCCCTGAACCAGTAATACCTTGGGCTATGAATGGTCTAGCTGCTTTAGTTGGCGGGGGCGGCTCACTGCTGAGCTTTGCGCGGCTAAAGTCACGGGCAAACCGCACTGAATTTGTTGCCCCCGAGGGCTATACGCGGCTCAACGACCTGCAGTTTGATGGCAGCGTGCTGGGATTGAGTTGGGCCACAGCTTTTATGGTGATGTTTGCGATCGCAGCTCTAGCCGTACCTGTTTTCACCACCGCTTCAGTGTTCAGCCTATTTTCTCTAGTTCCGGCTGTTTTTATTAGCTTGGTGGGGGCTGTGGTCCTAGGCCCTATCTTGACAGCGGCGGCCCGAGGGGGAAAGCGGTCAAGTCAGCATCGTCCGTTGTCCTGTGCCGTTTCTCGCAACCCTATGCAGCCGGTGGCGGCTGACGTGTTAGAGCAGCGGCTGACCCATCCTGAGCTGGTGGCCCAGTCTTTGGGCAGTGTGCGGTTTGAGGGCTGGATCTGTCCGGTGTGCCATCCCGATGGCCCTCAGCCCCACTCTCCTAACTCAGATCGCACGGCTGACCTGCATATCTTTGGCTATGAGCAGCCCAGCCGCTACAGCCTATGCCCTCAGTGCCAGGAAAAGACAGTGTCAAGCCAAACGCACAAAATCCGCAGAGCAACGACGCATCGAACCGGCCTAGAGCGCACCGATTATGCTTGTCAGGCCTGTGATTATAAGGATTCTAAGGAGCGGGTCCTTCCCCGGCTGCCGCCGCCTGTAGTCGTTAGCGGTGGGCCTCCCAGCGGCGGTGGCGGCTTTGGCGGTGGCGGCAGCTCAGGCGGAGGTAGCTTCGGCGGCGGCAGTTCAGGCGGAGGTGGTGCAGGCGGGAGTTGGTAA
- a CDS encoding FAD-binding oxidoreductase — translation MSDLITSLKALGTDVTPWDAIAPEQQAPIQAALGSQAPPQALVCPTTQAQLADVMACAYQNRWRVLPCGSGSKLGWGGLAESIDLVVSTRRLNRIIDHAVGDLTVTAEAGLTLAELQQTLAAANQMLPLDPAYPQQATLAGLIATGDAGSLRQRYGGIRDLLIGLSWVRHDGQIAKAGGRVVKNVAGYDLMKLMTGSYGTLGILFQVTFRTYPVQEASQTVVFSGSATAVNQLSQTLRLSALTPVALDVLSPALMAALGQQDFGLAARFQSITAGVEEQVQRLLALGQAQNLVGQVLTGEADARFWQQSGAQVFAEQTENPVVIVKVGVLPEAAVSLLEQLQGEAGSLGRIHASSGVGQIRLEGEAAVPERVLKLRSHCEAAAGYLTVLTAPMALKQAVDVWGYPGNALDLMRGLKQQFDPERLLSPGRFVGGI, via the coding sequence CAGATGTCACTCCCTGGGATGCTATAGCGCCGGAACAACAGGCTCCCATCCAGGCCGCGTTAGGTTCCCAAGCTCCGCCTCAGGCACTGGTTTGCCCCACGACCCAGGCCCAGCTTGCGGACGTGATGGCCTGCGCCTATCAAAACCGCTGGCGGGTGCTGCCTTGCGGTAGCGGCAGCAAGCTGGGCTGGGGCGGTCTGGCCGAGAGCATTGATCTGGTCGTCAGCACTCGCCGCCTAAACCGCATCATTGATCATGCGGTGGGAGATTTGACCGTGACCGCAGAGGCGGGGCTAACCCTGGCCGAACTGCAGCAGACTCTGGCAGCGGCTAACCAGATGCTTCCTCTTGATCCGGCTTACCCCCAGCAAGCCACCCTGGCCGGACTGATCGCCACAGGCGATGCTGGATCTCTGCGACAGCGTTACGGCGGCATTCGGGATCTGCTGATTGGGCTTTCTTGGGTTCGCCATGACGGCCAGATTGCTAAGGCCGGTGGGCGCGTGGTCAAGAATGTGGCCGGATACGATCTGATGAAGCTTATGACCGGCTCCTACGGCACCCTCGGTATTCTTTTTCAGGTCACCTTTCGCACTTACCCGGTTCAAGAAGCTTCTCAAACTGTCGTTTTCTCTGGCTCGGCAACGGCGGTTAACCAGCTTAGCCAAACCCTACGGCTTTCGGCCCTCACTCCTGTCGCTTTAGATGTGCTCTCTCCGGCTCTTATGGCGGCACTAGGTCAGCAGGACTTTGGTCTGGCGGCTCGGTTTCAGTCAATTACGGCGGGGGTGGAGGAGCAGGTGCAGCGGCTGCTGGCGCTGGGCCAGGCCCAGAATCTGGTGGGACAGGTATTGACCGGCGAGGCTGATGCTCGGTTCTGGCAGCAGAGTGGAGCTCAGGTCTTTGCCGAACAGACCGAAAACCCGGTCGTGATTGTAAAAGTCGGCGTTCTGCCCGAAGCTGCCGTCAGCCTGCTGGAGCAGCTTCAAGGTGAAGCGGGTAGTTTAGGCCGCATTCATGCCAGCAGTGGGGTTGGCCAGATTCGGTTGGAGGGGGAGGCTGCTGTCCCCGAGAGGGTGCTGAAGTTGCGATCGCATTGTGAAGCCGCCGCTGGCTACCTAACCGTGTTGACAGCACCGATGGCCCTGAAGCAGGCGGTGGACGTATGGGGCTATCCTGGCAATGCACTGGACCTGATGCGCGGCCTAAAGCAGCAGTTTGACCCAGAACGGCTGCTCAGCCCAGGACGCTTTGTTGGAGGTATTTAG